The Flavobacterium sp. HJ-32-4 genome contains a region encoding:
- the rpmF gene encoding 50S ribosomal protein L32: MAHPKRKVSKTRRDKRRTHYKATPAQIATCPVTGEAHLYHRAYWHEGKMYYRGQVVIDKQEAVA, encoded by the coding sequence ATGGCACATCCTAAGAGAAAGGTTTCCAAGACCAGAAGAGATAAGAGAAGAACGCACTATAAGGCAACGCCTGCACAGATCGCAACTTGTCCTGTAACAGGCGAGGCGCACCTTTACCACAGGGCGTATTGGCATGAAGGTAAAATGTATTACCGTGGCCAAGTCGTAATCGACAAACAAGAAGCTGTCGCTTAA
- a CDS encoding beta-ketoacyl-ACP synthase III gives MSNITAAITAVGGYVPDFVLSNQLLETMVDTNDEWITTRTGIKERRILKEEGKGSSYLAIKAAEDLFRRKNVDPATIDLVLVASATPDMPVAATAVYVATEIGAVNAFAYDLQAACSSFLYGMSTAAAYIQAGRYKKVLLIGADKMSSIIDYTDRATCIIFGDGAGAVLFEPNYEGLGLQDEFLRSDGVGREFLKIDAGGSILPASEETVKNKQHFVFQDGKTVFKYAVSGMADVSERIMERNGLSKEDIDWLIAHQANKRIIDATANRMGLEEAKVPVNIHRYGNTTSGTLPLLLSDFEDKFKKGDNLVFAAFGGGFTWGAIWLKWAY, from the coding sequence ATGAGCAACATAACGGCCGCCATTACCGCTGTCGGGGGCTACGTGCCAGATTTCGTATTATCCAACCAATTGTTGGAAACCATGGTGGACACCAACGATGAGTGGATCACCACCCGCACCGGTATCAAAGAGCGGCGGATTCTCAAAGAAGAGGGAAAAGGCTCTTCTTATCTCGCCATCAAAGCCGCAGAGGATCTTTTCCGTCGGAAAAATGTTGATCCCGCTACCATTGATCTCGTACTGGTCGCATCCGCCACGCCGGATATGCCGGTTGCCGCTACCGCCGTCTACGTCGCTACGGAAATCGGCGCTGTAAACGCCTTCGCCTACGACCTTCAGGCGGCCTGTTCCAGTTTCCTTTATGGAATGTCGACCGCCGCTGCCTACATCCAGGCGGGGCGCTATAAAAAAGTACTGCTTATAGGAGCAGATAAAATGTCCTCCATCATCGATTATACCGACCGCGCTACCTGCATCATCTTTGGTGACGGGGCCGGAGCGGTGCTGTTCGAGCCTAATTATGAAGGATTAGGACTTCAGGATGAGTTCCTTCGGTCAGATGGTGTGGGGCGCGAATTCCTCAAAATCGATGCGGGTGGCTCTATATTGCCGGCATCTGAAGAGACCGTGAAGAACAAACAGCATTTTGTCTTCCAGGATGGCAAAACCGTTTTCAAGTATGCCGTTTCCGGTATGGCAGACGTCAGCGAACGCATCATGGAACGCAACGGTCTTTCAAAGGAAGACATCGACTGGCTGATCGCCCACCAGGCCAATAAACGCATCATTGATGCGACCGCTAACCGGATGGGGCTGGAGGAGGCGAAAGTGCCCGTCAATATCCATCGCTATGGCAACACCACGTCAGGAACACTGCCACTGTTGCTGAGCGATTTCGAAGATAAATTCAAAAAAGGTGACAACCTCGTATTCGCGGCTTTCGGCGGCGGTTTTACGTGGGGCGCCATCTGGCTTAAATGGGCTTATTAA
- a CDS encoding DUF177 domain-containing protein gives MKQSNEFLIPFIGLKIGKHPFEFRITETFFEGFDYDEFDRCDIKVHVVLEKKSTMLELAFCHEGTVEVPCDLTGELFDLPVKGKLHLVVQFGDEFNNDNEELLILPHGEHQVDISQYIYEMIVLSVPFKRVHPGVKDGTLKSPALDKLNELRVGEIEKKEEETDPRWDSLKKLLKDK, from the coding sequence ATGAAACAGTCGAATGAATTCCTGATTCCGTTCATCGGCTTGAAGATTGGGAAACACCCATTCGAATTCCGGATAACGGAAACGTTCTTTGAAGGCTTTGATTACGACGAATTTGATCGTTGTGATATCAAAGTACATGTGGTTCTTGAGAAGAAATCGACGATGCTCGAACTGGCGTTCTGCCATGAAGGCACGGTAGAAGTTCCTTGCGACCTTACAGGCGAATTGTTCGACCTGCCGGTGAAAGGAAAACTGCACCTGGTCGTGCAGTTCGGAGATGAATTCAATAACGATAACGAAGAGTTGTTGATTCTCCCGCACGGTGAACACCAAGTCGATATTTCGCAGTATATCTATGAAATGATTGTACTCTCAGTTCCATTTAAACGCGTCCATCCGGGCGTGAAAGACGGCACATTGAAGTCGCCCGCCCTTGATAAACTCAATGAGTTGCGGGTGGGAGAAATCGAGAAAAAAGAAGAAGAAACGGATCCCCGTTGGGATTCACTGAAAAAGTTATTAAAAGACAAATAA
- a CDS encoding DinB family protein produces the protein MDTLVDTWHIHNRIHLYVLEALPEEAMGATAASKGRTVGEQFAHIHNVRLMWLKSALPEALANVEKIEKEGISKALLTSALTASADAIALLLEKAQQEGRVKGFKPHPAGFLGYLISHESHHRGQIFLSLKQAGFPVDKKTAFGIWEWGVR, from the coding sequence ATGGACACGCTTGTCGACACCTGGCATATCCACAACCGTATCCACCTCTACGTGTTGGAAGCCCTGCCGGAAGAAGCCATGGGGGCCACTGCCGCATCAAAAGGGCGTACGGTAGGTGAGCAATTTGCGCACATCCACAACGTTCGCCTTATGTGGCTAAAATCGGCACTGCCTGAAGCCTTGGCGAACGTAGAGAAGATTGAGAAAGAAGGTATCTCGAAAGCACTTCTCACTTCGGCGTTGACCGCCAGTGCCGACGCCATCGCGCTGCTGTTGGAAAAAGCCCAACAGGAAGGGCGCGTCAAAGGTTTCAAGCCCCATCCTGCCGGATTTCTAGGCTATCTTATCTCACATGAAAGCCACCATCGCGGGCAAATCTTCCTGTCGTTGAAACAGGCGGGGTTTCCGGTTGACAAAAAAACTGCCTTTGGCATTTGGGAGTGGGGCGTGCGTTGA
- a CDS encoding glycine--tRNA ligase: protein MAKQDDIFKNVVSHAKEYGFIFPSSEVYDGLSAVYDYGQNGVELKNNIRQYWWKAMVQMHDNIVGLDAAILMHPTTWKASGHVDAFNDPLIDNKDSKKRYRADVLIEDYAEKLNQKAEKEIEKAAARFGDAFDREQFVTTNTRVVEYLSKKKEILERMARSLDSGDLEDVKKLIEELEIADPETGSRNWTEVRQFNLMFGTKLGASAENAMDLYLRPETAQGIFVNFLNVQKSGRMKIPFGIAQTGKAFRNEIVARQFIFRMREFEQMEMQFFVKPGEEMKWYEYWKETRLKWHQSLGLGNENYRFHDHEKLAHYANAAADIEFNFPFGFKELEGIHSRTDFDLGAHEKFSGKKMQYFDTEENKNYTPYVVETSVGLDRMFLAVFATSLREETLEDGSTRTVLSLPAVLAPTKAAVLPLVKKDGLPELSREIMEELKWDFTVAYDEKDAVGRRYRRQDALGTPFCITVDHQSLEDRTVTIRHRDTMKQDRVAISELRAIIEKEVSMKTWLLKTKA from the coding sequence ATGGCAAAACAAGACGATATTTTCAAAAACGTCGTATCGCATGCGAAGGAATACGGGTTTATCTTCCCGTCGAGCGAGGTATACGACGGACTCAGTGCCGTGTATGATTACGGACAGAACGGAGTCGAACTGAAGAACAACATCCGGCAGTATTGGTGGAAAGCGATGGTGCAGATGCACGATAACATCGTGGGCCTCGATGCGGCTATCCTGATGCACCCAACGACCTGGAAAGCATCCGGACACGTAGATGCCTTCAACGATCCGCTTATCGATAATAAAGATTCCAAAAAACGCTACCGTGCCGACGTCCTGATTGAAGACTACGCTGAGAAGCTGAACCAGAAGGCGGAAAAGGAAATCGAAAAGGCCGCTGCGCGTTTCGGTGATGCTTTCGACCGCGAACAGTTCGTGACGACCAACACCCGCGTGGTCGAATACCTTTCCAAAAAGAAGGAAATTCTCGAGCGCATGGCAAGATCGCTGGATTCAGGCGATCTCGAAGACGTAAAGAAACTGATCGAGGAACTCGAAATTGCCGATCCGGAAACCGGCTCACGCAACTGGACGGAAGTGCGGCAGTTCAATCTCATGTTCGGAACCAAACTCGGGGCATCGGCTGAAAACGCCATGGATTTGTACCTGCGTCCGGAAACGGCCCAGGGTATTTTCGTGAATTTCCTGAACGTACAGAAATCCGGGCGGATGAAGATACCGTTTGGTATCGCCCAAACCGGTAAAGCCTTCCGGAATGAGATTGTGGCACGTCAGTTCATTTTCCGCATGCGCGAATTCGAGCAGATGGAGATGCAGTTCTTCGTCAAACCGGGCGAAGAGATGAAGTGGTACGAATACTGGAAGGAGACGCGCCTGAAATGGCACCAATCGCTGGGACTTGGAAACGAGAACTATCGCTTCCACGACCATGAAAAACTGGCGCATTACGCCAATGCCGCCGCGGATATCGAATTCAATTTCCCATTCGGATTCAAGGAACTCGAAGGCATTCACTCGCGCACCGATTTTGACCTGGGGGCGCACGAGAAGTTTTCAGGTAAGAAAATGCAGTATTTCGATACGGAAGAGAACAAGAACTATACGCCGTATGTGGTGGAAACGTCGGTTGGTCTCGACCGGATGTTCCTCGCGGTATTCGCTACGTCCCTGCGTGAAGAAACCCTCGAAGATGGGTCTACCCGAACCGTTCTTTCCCTTCCGGCAGTGTTGGCACCGACCAAAGCTGCGGTGTTACCCTTGGTGAAGAAAGACGGTTTACCTGAACTTTCACGCGAAATCATGGAGGAACTGAAATGGGATTTCACGGTGGCATACGACGAAAAAGACGCTGTCGGTCGCCGCTACCGTCGCCAGGACGCGCTGGGAACGCCGTTCTGTATCACGGTCGACCATCAGTCACTGGAGGACCGTACCGTCACCATTCGTCATCGCGACACCATGAAACAAGACCGCGTGGCGATTTCAGAGCTTCGCGCGATTATCGAGAAAGAAGTGTCGATGAAGACGTGGTTGTTGAAGACCAAGGCCTAA
- the pdxA gene encoding 4-hydroxythreonine-4-phosphate dehydrogenase PdxA, with amino-acid sequence MKREEHIRVGISIGDLNGIGSEVVLKTFEDTRMLELCTPIIFANVKTLNHLRKSFDSTVALHGIDHVSQAITGKLNVLNVWREPFTLQWGENDPVVGQHAVKSFVAAVDALKNDEIDVLVTAPINKYNIQSDEFRFPGHTDYLDQELEGDALMLMVHGNLRVGLLTDHVPVNEVAGHLTEALIRKKIETVKHTLTRDFSINRPRIAVLGLNPHAGDGGVIGTEDEEILKPVLKKLFDAGTMVFGPFPADGFFGSGQYEKYDAVVATYHDQGLVPFKTLSFGHGVNYTAGLNKIRTSPDHGTGFDIAGKNMADPSSFREALYLAMDVFHSREQYAEISKKPLKVKEKH; translated from the coding sequence ATGAAAAGAGAAGAACATATACGCGTCGGGATTTCGATCGGCGACCTGAACGGCATCGGCAGCGAAGTCGTCCTCAAGACCTTCGAAGATACCCGTATGCTCGAGCTTTGCACACCCATTATATTTGCGAACGTCAAAACCCTCAACCACCTTCGGAAGAGTTTCGACTCGACGGTTGCCCTGCATGGAATCGACCACGTGTCGCAAGCCATCACCGGCAAGCTCAACGTGCTTAATGTATGGCGTGAGCCTTTCACTTTGCAGTGGGGCGAGAACGATCCGGTAGTGGGACAGCACGCCGTGAAATCGTTTGTGGCGGCAGTCGATGCGTTAAAGAACGATGAGATCGACGTATTGGTCACCGCGCCCATCAATAAATACAACATCCAGTCGGATGAATTCCGCTTCCCCGGGCACACCGACTATCTCGACCAGGAACTCGAGGGCGACGCACTCATGCTCATGGTACACGGTAACCTGCGGGTAGGCCTTCTCACCGACCACGTGCCGGTAAATGAGGTGGCGGGACATCTGACGGAGGCGTTGATCCGCAAGAAGATCGAAACAGTAAAACACACCCTCACGCGGGATTTTTCGATAAACCGGCCCCGTATCGCGGTACTCGGACTCAATCCGCACGCAGGCGACGGTGGGGTTATCGGAACCGAAGACGAAGAAATACTCAAGCCAGTCTTGAAGAAGTTGTTTGATGCCGGAACAATGGTTTTCGGGCCCTTTCCTGCGGATGGCTTTTTTGGAAGCGGGCAATATGAAAAGTACGATGCCGTAGTGGCCACCTACCACGATCAGGGATTGGTCCCGTTTAAAACACTTTCGTTCGGACATGGCGTGAATTATACGGCCGGACTCAACAAAATCCGCACCTCACCCGACCATGGAACAGGCTTTGATATTGCCGGAAAAAACATGGCCGATCCGAGTTCATTCCGTGAGGCGCTGTACCTGGCAATGGACGTGTTCCACTCGCGGGAACAGTACGCCGAAATCAGCAAAAAGCCTTTGAAAGTCAAGGAGAAGCACTAA
- the accC gene encoding acetyl-CoA carboxylase biotin carboxylase subunit, which translates to MFKKILIANRGEIALRVIRTCREMGIKTVAVYSTVDAESLHVKFADEAVCIGPAPSNQSYLKIPNIIAAAEITNADAIHPGYGFLSENAKFSKICQEHGIKFIGASPEMIEKMGDKATAKATMKAAGVPCVPGSDGLLESLEHAKKVANESGYPVMMKATAGGGGRGMRAIWKEEDLDKAWESARQEAAAAFGNDGMYMEKLIEEPRHIEIQVVGDAYGKACHLSERDCSVQRRHQKLTEETPSPFMTDELRQKMGEAAVKAAEYIKYEGAGTVEFLVDKHRNFYFMEMNTRIQVEHPITEQVIDYDLIREQILVAAGVPISGKNYLPQLHSIECRINAEDPYNDFRPSPGKITTLHMPGGHGVRLDTHVYSGYTIPPNYDSMIAKLITTAQTREEAINKMKRALDEFVIEGIKTTIPFHRQLMDEPDYVSGNYTTKFMETFKMKDPD; encoded by the coding sequence ATGTTCAAGAAAATATTGATTGCCAATAGGGGAGAGATCGCGCTGCGCGTCATTCGCACGTGCCGCGAGATGGGCATCAAGACCGTGGCTGTTTATTCAACAGTTGACGCCGAGAGTCTCCACGTAAAGTTTGCCGACGAAGCGGTATGTATCGGGCCGGCGCCGAGCAACCAATCGTACCTCAAAATCCCTAACATCATCGCGGCAGCGGAAATTACCAATGCCGATGCCATCCACCCCGGATATGGTTTCCTTTCTGAAAACGCCAAATTCTCGAAAATCTGCCAGGAGCACGGTATCAAGTTCATTGGTGCCTCCCCTGAGATGATTGAGAAAATGGGCGACAAAGCGACGGCAAAAGCTACTATGAAAGCTGCCGGCGTTCCGTGCGTTCCTGGTTCGGACGGACTGCTTGAATCACTCGAGCATGCCAAGAAAGTAGCGAATGAGTCGGGTTATCCGGTCATGATGAAAGCGACAGCCGGCGGCGGTGGCCGTGGTATGCGCGCCATCTGGAAGGAAGAAGACCTCGACAAAGCGTGGGAAAGTGCCCGTCAGGAAGCCGCTGCGGCTTTCGGCAATGATGGGATGTACATGGAAAAACTCATCGAAGAGCCCCGCCATATTGAAATCCAGGTGGTAGGGGATGCCTACGGAAAAGCGTGTCACCTTTCTGAAAGGGACTGTTCCGTACAGCGTCGCCACCAAAAGCTGACCGAAGAAACGCCTTCACCTTTTATGACGGATGAACTCCGCCAGAAAATGGGTGAAGCCGCTGTTAAAGCTGCGGAATACATCAAATACGAAGGCGCTGGAACCGTCGAGTTTCTCGTTGACAAACACCGCAATTTCTACTTCATGGAGATGAACACGCGGATTCAGGTGGAACACCCGATTACCGAGCAGGTAATTGACTATGACCTGATCCGGGAGCAAATCCTGGTAGCAGCCGGTGTGCCGATTTCCGGAAAGAATTACCTGCCGCAACTGCATTCCATCGAATGCCGTATCAACGCGGAAGATCCGTACAACGATTTCCGTCCGTCGCCAGGAAAGATTACAACCCTGCACATGCCGGGTGGCCACGGAGTACGTCTCGATACACACGTCTACTCAGGGTATACCATCCCGCCTAACTATGACTCGATGATCGCCAAATTGATCACTACGGCGCAAACCCGTGAAGAGGCCATCAACAAGATGAAACGCGCGCTCGACGAGTTCGTAATCGAAGGCATCAAGACGACGATTCCGTTCCATCGCCAGTTGATGGACGAGCCGGATTATGTGTCCGGAAACTATACGACCAAGTTCATGGAAACATTCAAGATGAAGGATCCCGACTGA
- the accB gene encoding acetyl-CoA carboxylase biotin carboxyl carrier protein, with amino-acid sequence MDIREIQNLIRFVAKSGATEVKLEMDDFKITIKTTTDAGTPEVTYIQQAPASLPQAAPAAPAAPAAPAAPPAPAAAPAADDTSKFITVKSPIIGTFYRKPAPDKPVYVEVGSSVSKGDVLCVIEAMKLFNEIESEFSGKIVKILVDDMSPVEYDQPLFLIDPS; translated from the coding sequence ATGGACATCAGAGAAATTCAAAACCTGATCCGGTTTGTAGCCAAATCAGGGGCTACAGAGGTGAAGCTTGAAATGGACGACTTCAAGATCACGATCAAGACGACGACGGATGCCGGTACCCCGGAAGTAACGTATATCCAGCAAGCGCCTGCAAGCCTGCCACAAGCGGCACCCGCTGCACCGGCCGCCCCTGCTGCACCAGCCGCCCCTCCGGCTCCCGCTGCTGCACCCGCTGCTGACGACACGTCAAAATTCATCACCGTAAAATCGCCGATTATCGGCACATTCTACCGCAAGCCGGCTCCAGACAAGCCTGTTTACGTAGAAGTGGGCAGCTCGGTGTCAAAAGGCGATGTCCTTTGCGTGATTGAAGCGATGAAACTCTTCAACGAAATCGAATCAGAATTCTCCGGAAAAATCGTCAAGATACTCGTTGACGACATGTCGCCGGTAGAATACGATCAACCGCTGTTCCTGATCGATCCGTCATAA
- a CDS encoding riboflavin synthase produces the protein MFTGIIESMGVVGALEHEGDNLHITIQSSLAAELKIDQSVAHNGVCLTVVAIGDGSYTVTAIRETLEKTNLRHWKVGDPINLERGMRVGDRLDGHIVQGHVDQTGTCLSVSEANGSWYYTFGYDPALSNITIEKGSITVNGVSLTVVDSKKDAFSVAIIPYTFAHTNFHRLAAGDVVNLEFDVIGKYVARIHSLR, from the coding sequence ATGTTTACCGGAATCATCGAATCGATGGGCGTCGTGGGTGCGTTGGAGCACGAAGGTGACAATCTCCACATCACGATCCAGTCATCCCTGGCCGCGGAATTGAAAATCGACCAAAGTGTCGCCCATAATGGTGTATGCCTTACCGTTGTGGCTATTGGAGACGGCTCGTACACCGTGACGGCAATCCGGGAGACGCTTGAAAAAACGAACCTACGCCACTGGAAAGTGGGCGATCCGATCAACCTCGAACGCGGTATGCGGGTCGGCGATCGACTTGACGGGCACATCGTACAGGGCCATGTTGACCAGACGGGCACCTGCCTATCGGTGTCAGAAGCCAATGGTAGTTGGTATTATACGTTTGGATATGATCCGGCGCTGTCGAATATTACGATTGAAAAGGGCTCCATCACTGTAAATGGCGTGAGTCTGACGGTAGTCGATTCCAAAAAGGACGCCTTCAGTGTGGCGATCATCCCATATACTTTCGCCCATACCAACTTTCATCGCCTCGCTGCGGGCGATGTGGTCAACCTCGAGTTTGACGTGATTGGAAAGTACGTGGCGCGCATCCATTCGCTTCGATAA
- the galA gene encoding beta-galactosidase GalA produces MKLPFFALALILLSLPSAHAQRRHTDFDSGWKFHFGHAALPEKDFGYGIAPLYSKSGNGRMTPVDPKFVDTSWTRINLPHDWAVALPFMKVDNFDVQSHGYKPVGGLFPETSIGWYRKSFTLDKKDDGQRFELQFDGIYRDADVWVNGFYCGNNQSGYLGVHYDITDFVWFDKENVVTVRVDATQYEGWFYEGAGIYRHVWLNQYQDIHIPHDGLFAHAVTTAKKAALTLETSVRNSGLSAADVSVSYYIKDRTGKVVATSSPTSTSLKTNETRLVKQDVSVSNPRLWSLEDPYLYRIVAEVRQKGKLIDSRTTTFGFRTIDITAKGVFLNGKKIKIKGVNNHQDHAGVGAALPDHLHYYRVNLMKSMGVNAWRMSHNAPAPELLDACDSLGMLVLDEQRLLNSGAEYLDQFSRLVKRDRNHPSVFLWSIGNEEQMIQATENGRKIALTLLAKQRELDPTRTSTYAADLPNVFKGVNEVIPVRGFNYRQFDVAAYHNDHPNQPIIGTEMGSTVTTRGIYEKDPIRAYVPDQDITAPWWASRAEEWWKLAAENDYWLGGFIWTGIDYRGEPTPYQWPNVNSHFGILDVCGFPKNIYYYYQSWWTDKDVLHISPHWNWPDKQRKWDGTPAQNVDVWLNSNADDVELFLNGKSLGKKEMPRNGHLNWTVPYEPGKLEAIAFKKGKKLKAKVETTGPATEIVVTPYRTTMAADGKDIAILNISAVDREGREVPDADNLVRFYLKGDGKIIGVGNGDPSSHEPDVCPDGAWQRALFNGHCQVIVQAGTSASMLQFEAKAAGLYSGGTDIVTVLPSKSSVVTLDGTYDLKGEAAKPREVSKMLGADISFLPELEAKGMKFTDKGVQKDAVEILKDHGLNYVRLRIFHHPENEKGYSPGEGFCDLEHTKAMAKRVKAAGMKLLLDFHYSDYWADPGKQYKPKAWEGLSFTDLKKALYDYTRMVMLELQKQGTTPDMVQIGNEINHGLVWPEGNVSEPDQMAQLFKAGTAAVKSVDPTIPIMLHVALGGQNTETVQFVDAMLKRKAHFDVIGLSYYPKWHGTLADLEDNIIDLTKRYEKDVIVVEYSALKDEVNKIAFEAGGAHAKGSCIWEPLSTWEKFFDDKGKSNGLLELYDGFRLYLKP; encoded by the coding sequence ATGAAACTCCCGTTTTTTGCCCTCGCCCTCATTCTCCTTTCCCTACCTTCTGCCCACGCCCAACGCCGACACACCGACTTTGATTCGGGATGGAAGTTCCATTTCGGACATGCGGCACTTCCCGAAAAAGACTTCGGGTACGGCATCGCGCCCCTCTATTCGAAATCCGGAAATGGGCGGATGACGCCGGTCGATCCGAAGTTTGTCGATACGAGCTGGACACGCATCAACCTTCCCCATGACTGGGCGGTGGCGCTACCGTTTATGAAAGTAGACAACTTCGATGTGCAATCCCACGGCTACAAGCCGGTGGGCGGCCTCTTCCCCGAGACAAGCATCGGGTGGTACCGAAAATCCTTTACGCTTGATAAAAAAGACGATGGCCAGCGCTTTGAACTGCAATTCGACGGTATCTACCGCGACGCCGACGTATGGGTAAACGGATTTTATTGCGGCAACAACCAAAGCGGTTACCTGGGTGTGCATTATGACATCACCGATTTTGTATGGTTCGACAAAGAAAACGTCGTCACCGTCCGGGTCGATGCCACGCAATACGAGGGCTGGTTCTACGAAGGTGCGGGTATCTACCGCCATGTGTGGCTCAACCAGTATCAAGACATCCACATTCCGCATGACGGCTTGTTCGCACATGCCGTTACGACAGCAAAAAAAGCCGCTTTGACACTGGAAACATCCGTACGAAACAGCGGCCTTTCTGCAGCGGACGTTTCCGTATCCTATTACATAAAAGACCGGACGGGGAAGGTCGTAGCTACCTCCTCCCCTACCTCCACCTCACTGAAAACGAACGAGACGCGTTTGGTAAAACAGGACGTTTCGGTCTCCAATCCGCGGCTGTGGTCGCTGGAAGATCCGTATCTCTACCGTATTGTCGCCGAAGTACGCCAAAAAGGGAAACTGATCGACTCCCGCACCACCACCTTCGGATTCCGCACGATTGACATCACCGCCAAGGGCGTCTTCCTCAACGGGAAAAAAATCAAAATCAAAGGGGTCAACAACCACCAGGACCACGCCGGCGTAGGCGCTGCACTTCCGGATCACCTCCACTATTACCGCGTCAATCTTATGAAAAGCATGGGCGTAAATGCCTGGCGGATGAGCCATAATGCCCCGGCGCCCGAACTGCTTGACGCCTGCGACAGTCTCGGTATGCTGGTACTCGATGAACAGCGTTTGTTGAACTCCGGAGCCGAATACCTCGACCAATTCTCCCGTTTGGTAAAACGCGACCGTAACCATCCTTCGGTTTTCCTGTGGAGTATCGGCAACGAAGAACAAATGATTCAGGCGACGGAGAATGGCCGGAAAATCGCATTGACTCTGTTGGCCAAACAACGTGAACTCGACCCCACCCGTACGAGCACCTATGCCGCTGACCTTCCGAATGTGTTCAAAGGGGTCAACGAAGTCATCCCTGTGCGGGGGTTCAACTACCGCCAATTTGATGTGGCGGCGTATCACAACGACCATCCGAACCAACCCATCATCGGCACCGAAATGGGCAGTACGGTGACGACCCGGGGTATTTACGAAAAAGATCCAATCCGGGCGTATGTTCCCGATCAGGACATCACGGCTCCGTGGTGGGCCAGCCGGGCAGAAGAATGGTGGAAACTGGCCGCCGAAAATGACTATTGGCTGGGTGGATTCATCTGGACCGGAATCGACTACCGCGGTGAACCGACGCCCTACCAATGGCCGAATGTCAACTCACACTTCGGTATCCTGGATGTTTGTGGCTTTCCTAAAAACATCTACTATTACTACCAAAGCTGGTGGACGGATAAGGATGTATTACACATCAGTCCACACTGGAACTGGCCCGACAAACAACGCAAATGGGACGGAACGCCGGCCCAAAACGTCGACGTATGGTTAAATTCGAATGCCGATGACGTCGAATTATTCCTCAATGGGAAAAGCCTGGGCAAAAAAGAAATGCCTCGAAACGGCCACCTGAACTGGACGGTTCCGTACGAACCCGGCAAGCTAGAAGCCATCGCGTTCAAAAAAGGAAAGAAACTGAAAGCAAAAGTGGAAACGACCGGTCCGGCGACGGAAATCGTCGTGACACCGTATCGCACCACGATGGCAGCAGACGGCAAAGACATCGCTATCCTCAACATCTCCGCCGTTGACCGTGAAGGTCGTGAAGTGCCGGATGCGGATAACCTCGTCCGTTTTTACCTAAAAGGCGACGGAAAGATCATTGGGGTAGGAAATGGCGATCCGAGCAGCCACGAACCTGACGTGTGTCCCGACGGCGCCTGGCAACGCGCCCTGTTCAATGGCCATTGCCAGGTCATCGTGCAGGCGGGCACCAGCGCTTCGATGTTACAATTCGAGGCAAAGGCGGCCGGACTTTACAGCGGCGGAACGGACATTGTGACGGTATTGCCTTCGAAGTCTTCGGTCGTGACCCTTGACGGGACGTATGACCTGAAAGGAGAAGCGGCGAAACCGCGTGAGGTCAGTAAAATGCTGGGCGCCGATATTTCCTTCCTTCCAGAGTTGGAAGCCAAGGGGATGAAATTCACGGATAAAGGCGTGCAGAAAGACGCCGTCGAAATCCTGAAAGACCACGGATTGAACTACGTCCGCCTGAGGATTTTCCACCATCCGGAAAATGAAAAAGGCTATTCGCCCGGCGAAGGTTTCTGTGACCTCGAACACACCAAGGCGATGGCCAAAAGGGTGAAAGCAGCCGGGATGAAGCTGTTGCTTGACTTCCACTACAGCGACTACTGGGCCGATCCGGGCAAGCAATACAAACCCAAAGCATGGGAGGGATTGTCGTTCACCGATCTGAAAAAAGCCCTTTACGACTATACCCGAATGGTGATGCTGGAACTGCAAAAGCAAGGTACCACACCGGATATGGTGCAGATAGGGAATGAAATCAACCACGGACTCGTTTGGCCGGAAGGGAATGTCAGCGAGCCCGACCAAATGGCGCAGCTTTTCAAGGCCGGAACCGCGGCGGTAAAATCGGTCGACCCCACGATTCCGATCATGCTGCATGTGGCGTTGGGCGGACAAAACACCGAAACCGTACAGTTCGTCGACGCCATGTTGAAACGCAAGGCGCATTTTGACGTTATTGGCCTTTCCTATTACCCGAAATGGCACGGCACGCTGGCAGATTTAGAAGACAATATCATCGACCTTACCAAACGTTATGAAAAAGATGTAATCGTGGTGGAGTATTCTGCCCTGAAAGACGAAGTGAATAAAATCGCATTTGAGGCAGGCGGAGCACATGCCAAGGGGTCATGCATCTGGGAACCGCTCAGCACCTGGGAGAAGTTTTTTGACGACAAGGGTAAGTCCAACGGATTACTGGAGTTGTATGATGGATTCCGTCTTTACCTGAAGCCCTGA